The Besnoitia besnoiti strain Bb-Ger1 chromosome IV, whole genome shotgun sequence genome contains a region encoding:
- a CDS encoding putative GAMM1 protein (encoded by transcript BESB_055770) — protein MTASADAARRPVIGTHSGKFHLDEVFATTMLLSLPEYQNARVVRSREPAVLATCDILVDVGAEYDPEKRRFDHHQKSFTATFYDEGPKSQPEAAEGAGCDGNAEGAGKDEAASGDVAATNGHKEPAKKAVTKLSSAGLIYKHFGKEVLRHRFGVTCPTLLECVYQRLYTSFVEAVDANDNGVSIVADGSPLLYKDSTNLSSRVSRCYPPWNLEDLQAKPNLKRLRTEEAALYPADVEGGSPEEVAGFKKAMQIVDSEFEDAVSSIVDVWLPARQVVEDAIQERAAIHPSGQIIQLKKWCPFQEHLHEIEDELHLTSPILYCLYPDIKDGVTQGWRVYAVNEKDQLFKSRLPLSKKLRGLRDSELGNAVLANAHTTDAENMKSSDFIHCHATGFIGGAKTFPAAMAMATLTMKEADN, from the exons ATGACGGCCtcagcagacgcagctcgccgcccgGTCATCGGCACGCACAGCGGCAA GTTCCACTTGGACGAGGTGTTTGCGACCACGATGCTTCTCAGTTTGCCCGAGTACCAGAACGCCCGCGTGGTGCGATCTAGAGAGCCGGCAGTGCTCGCCACCTGCGATATCCTCGTGGACGTCGGCGCGGAATACGATCCCGAGAAGCGCCGATTCGATCACCACCAGAAGAGCTTCACCGCAACTTTCTACGACGAGGGTCCAAAGTCTCAGCCAGAAGCCGCTGAAGGGGCTGGCTGCGACGgcaacgcagaaggcgctggaAAGGACGAGGCTGCTTCAGGAGACGTAGCCGCGACGAACGGGCACAAGGAGCCGGCAAAGAAAGCCGTGACCAAACTCAGCAGCGCCGGCCTCATCTACAAACACTTTGGAAAAGAAGTGCTGCGCCACCGATTTG GGGTGACATGCCCAACTTTGCTCGAGTGCGTGTACCAGCGTCTTTACACGTCGTTCGTCGAGGCCGTGGACGCCAACGACAACGGCGTGTCCATTGTGGCGGATGGGAGCCCGCTGCTTTATAAAGACAGCACCAATCTCAGCAGTCGCGTGTCGCGCTGCTACCCGCCTTGGAACTTGGAGGATCTGCAGGCGAAGCCGAATCTGAAACGCCTTCGCACGGAAGAGGCAGCTCTCTACCCCGCCGACGTCGAAGGCGGGTCGCCTGAAGAGGTCGCCGGCTTCAAGAAGGCCATGCAAATCGTCGATTCGGAGTTTGAAGACGCCGTCAGTTCCATCGTCGACGTGTGGCTCCCCGCCAGGCAGGTCGTCGAGGACGCCATTCAGGAGCGAGCCGCTATCCACCCCTCGGGCCAAATCATCCAGCTGAAAAAGTGGTGCCCGTTCCAG GAGCACCTTCATGAGATTGAAGACGAGCTCCATCTGACTTCCCCCATTCTGTACTGCCTCTACCCTGACATCAAGGACGGGGTTACGCAAGGATGGCGAGTGTATGCAGTGAATGAGAAGGATCAATTGTTCAAGTCGCGTTTGCCTCTGTCAAAGAAACTTCGAGGTCTGCGCGACAGCGAACTGGGCAATGCCGTTCTCGCCAACGCACACACCACAGACGCGGAGAATATGAAGTCCTCCGACTTCATTCACTGCCACGCCACTGGATTCATAGGGGGCGCCAAGACATTC CCTGCAGCTATGGCAATGGCGACGCTGACAATGAAGGAGGCTGACAACTGA
- a CDS encoding hypothetical protein (encoded by transcript BESB_055780) → MAPTRRLFAVAAGLLAPISLADCSSFSEQSPDDRVEGVLNSLSLLRMKAAFLEPSQDDPHESLYSQFAQNGAVMIIDCRMGVQSADTCMLHGFSHETRVAPQHSAAGFYRNAGSTSTDSPAAVTISAYKNGERVFEDEYVKQRIGEDLAEQAGEIYALAERAGLLEAGAIGGDARKKRAIKDMAERSNKFWTELAQFFVKQRRSGEAGSNGSHEPHKKKSRRTHGGENHIAEQDISPKSGSTGASTATPPAATRPNLPSTAANLQSAIPKEVEAGGEFLANIGRAVASQVFATPEEIARQAGLSLPFSSLMGMVPSSFLQTGMNLFGAPQLLTAPMAIGSSLLLTGGGQSGFPFFPFNPGTLMTLMQDLESGGSRLPSAVPTPPPSSSDVKNPEFKDDDIDAAIDNFAMTEADLF, encoded by the coding sequence ATGGCGCCCACCAGACGCCTGTTCGCCGTTGCTGCAGGGCTCCTCGCCCCGATCTCACTGGCGGACTGCTCTTCATTTTCCGAACAGTCACCTGATGACAGGGTGGAGGGTGTGTTGAACTCCCTTTCCCTACTTCGAATGAAGGCTGCGTTTCTGGAGCCCTCTCAGGACGATCCGCATGAGTCGCTCTACTCTCAGTTTGCGCAGAACGGAGCTGTGATGATTATCGACTGCCGAATGGGCGTGCAGTCTGCGGACACTTGCATGCTTCACGGTTTTTCCCATGAAACAAGAGTTGCGCCTCAGCATTCTGCCGCTGGTTTCTATCGCAATGCAGGCTCCACGAGCACTGACAGTCCCGCTGCAGTGACGATCTCCGCTTACAAGAATGGAGAAAGGGTCTTTGAGGACGAGTACGTGAAACAAAGGATAGGTGAGGATCTGGCAGAACAAGCAGGCGAAATCTATgcgctcgccgagcgcgcaGGTCTTCTTGAGGCGGGAGCCATCGGCGGTGATGCGCGTAAAAAACGCGCCATCAAAGATATGGCGGAACGCTCGAACAAGTTTTGGACTGAATTAGCGCAGTTCTTCGTAAAACAAAGACGCTCCGGAGAAGCAGGCAGCAACGGGTCCCATGAGCCACATAAAAAGAAGTCGAGACGCACGCATGGTGGGGAAAACCACATCGCCGAACAAGACATCTCACCCAAGAGTGGATCAACTGGGGCGTCAACCGCCACACCTCCTGCTGCTACTCGCCCAAACCTACCATCCACTGCGGCCAACTTACAAAGCGCGATTCCGAAGGAAGTGGAAGCAGGAGGGGAGTTTTTGGCGAACATTGGAAGGGCTGTTGCCTCGCAGGTCTTCGCGACTCCTGAAGAGATTGCACGGCAGGCAGGCCTCTCATTACCGTTCTCATCCTTAATGGGCATGGTCCCTTCTTCGTTCCTCCAGACGGGAATGAATCTTTTTGGGGCACCGCAGCTCTTGACTGCGCCAATGGCGATTGGTTCAAGCCTTCTACTTACGGGTGGTGGTCAGTCAGGCTTTCCTTTCTTCCCTTTCAATCCCGGCACTCTTATGACATTGATGCAAGATCTCGAAAGCGGTGGAAGCCGGCTCCCCTCCGCAGTCCCGACGCccccgccttcttcctcggacGTGAAAAACCCCGAGTTCAAGGACGACGACATCGACGCGGCTATCGACAACTTTGCAATGACCGAAGCCGATTTGTTCTAG
- a CDS encoding hypothetical protein (encoded by transcript BESB_055790) — protein sequence MYRRLANHLVGRQRPGRTALIATKSSRSLPVSASHRGAATGDCCSVYRGGYSIQCAGDGSPTGKGSTLAGNGPMSSSYHSGRFASSSLSLSRASLAASRATSHASRWYRSSSPGPSVPSKQLFSTSLAEIESQELVEALVAYDTGQVQQSYRDFRRVRGALERSKGQPLEDCVKPLVLSCIYTALFRSGEYKEARRFAAEILRVSNGPSSQVIGDAAAVCDIRAALEGGKTAENGKFGVEESVLQGHWEDCGASQSLGRPSRLVELHILQTAMAVYRRGAAMGGNGENWEAREGGEGEIAVGLPSSFFELMKDYNRFLLKYAASQTERKPSDPGADPDELMLTAERFAKRASLLLEQNITFLSDTTPFADLPSSPSAPQISVGELAERITRKELAAEFIRGITLLHTGMGTALMREANVFASNYSGAAQRLHEVGEKVLKDGLALCKKYAYIKAKHILPWLLSSLATSFSQQLEPVLSEGLFRSSLNEFTASTGLSVQTFSAAKGAAAGGGEGASSGTLTAYPRQAELDDIVEFGVTCLRYSDLLKKWDGREYEAELMRNVARKALGIRGHPTSGCALWDIPARLHVFSLLWKPSVCLARPLLVYVAGRDGNENFMDGKNL from the coding sequence ATGTACCGGCGTCTAGCAAACCATTTGGTAGGCAGGCAGCGACCTGGCCGCACTGCTCTGATTGCAACGAAGAGTTCTAGGAGTTTGCCGGTTTCTGCAAGTCACCGCGGAGCCGCCACCGGTGATTGCTGCTCTGTTTACAGGGGAGGATACAGTATTCAGTGCGCAGGAGATGGATCGCCGACTGGAAAGGGCAGCACACTGGCTGGGAATGGACCTATGAGTTCTTCTTATCACAGCGGACGCTTTGCCAGTTCCTCTCTTTCGCTGAGTCGAGCGTCTTTGGCGGCAAGCCGTGCCACTTCCCACGCGAGCCGATGGTACAGGTCGTCCAGCCCGGGGCCTTCCGTCCCTTCAAAGCAACTATTTTCCACGTCCTTGGCAGAGATCGAGTCTCAGGAGTTGGTGGAAGCGCTGGTCGCATACGATACAGGACAAGTCCAGCAGTCGTACCGGGACTTCCGGCGAGTGAGGGGGGCGCTGGAACGCAGCAAGGGGCAGCCACTCGAAGACTGTGTCAAGCCCCTGGTTTTAAGCTGTATCTACACTGCCTTGTTCCGCTCGGGGGAGTACaaagaggcgaggcgcttcgctgcAGAAATATTGCGTGTGTCGAACGGTCCCTCATCTCAGGTAATAGGAGATGCGGCAGCGGTATGCGACATTCGAGCGGCGCTCGAAGGCGGCAAAACAGCAGAAAATGGCAAGTTCGGCGTCGAGGAATCTGTGCTTCAAGGGCACTGGGAGGATTGTGGAGCGTCGCAATCTCTCGGTCGGCCCTCTCGCCTGGTGGAGCTTCACATTCTTCAGACAGCGATGGCCGTCTACAGGAGAGGAGCGGCGATGGGCGGCAACGGCGAGAACTGGGAAGCAAGAGAGGGCGGTGAGGGGGAGATAGCGGTGGGTCTTCCTTCGTCTTTTTTCGAGTTGATGAAAGACTACAATCGCTTCCTTTTGAAGTACGCTGCATCGCAAACTGAGCGGAAACCGTCGGACCCCGGAGCAGATCCCGATGAGCTGATGCTCACGGCGGAACGCTTCGCGAAGCGAGCGTCTTTGTTGCTTGAACAAAACATAACTTTCCTCAGCGATACGACTCCGTTTGCTGACCTCCCGTCTTCTCCGAGCGCGCCTCAAATCAGTGTCGGGGAACTGGCTGAACGCATCACGAGAAAAGAGCTCGCGGCTGAATTTATTAGGGGGATTACACTTCTCCACACGGGCATGGGGACGGCGTTGATGCGAGAAGCGAACGTCTTCGCGTCAAACTACAGCggtgcggcgcagaggctgcaCGAAGTCGGCGAGAAGGTGCTAAAAGACGGGCTCGCACTTTGCAAGAAGTATGCGTACATCAAGGCCAAGCATATACTGCCGTGgctgctttcctctctcgcgacgTCTTTTTCGCAGCAGCTTGAACCGGTTCTCAGTGAGGGACTTTTTCGATCCTCGTTGAACGAGTTTACTGCATCGACCGGTCTAAGTGTCCAGACGTTCTCCGCCGCTAAGGGGGCAGCAGCCggtggcggcgagggcgcgagcagcggaaCGCTGACGGCTTATCCTCGGCAAGCCGAGCTTGACGATATTGTGGAGTTTGGCGTTACGTGTTTGCGATACAGTGATTTGCTGAAGAAGTGGGATGGCCGGGAGTACGAAGCTGAATTAATGAGAAACGTTGCGAGGAAGGCTTTGGGTATTAGAGGCCATCCAACATCAGGTTGTGCGCTCTGGGACATCCCGGCGCGTTTGCATGTATTTTCTCTTCTTTGGAAACCGTCCGTGTGCCTGGCGCGACCACTTCTGGTGTATGTCGCGGGGAGGGACGGTAATGAGAATTTCATGGATGGCAAGAATCTGTAG